From a single Micromonospora pallida genomic region:
- a CDS encoding STAS domain-containing protein has translation MERVPVLKIGDILLVSIQVDMADQTALQLQEDLAERIVATGCHGVIIDITALDIVDSFIGRMLSSIASISKVLDAETVVVGMRPAVAITLVELGLSLNGIRTALNVERGIELIAAARGEDDDLDIDLTDAEPASA, from the coding sequence ATGGAACGGGTGCCGGTCCTCAAGATCGGTGACATTCTGCTGGTCTCCATCCAGGTCGACATGGCGGACCAGACCGCTCTGCAACTCCAGGAGGACCTGGCGGAGCGGATCGTCGCGACCGGCTGCCACGGTGTGATCATCGACATCACCGCCCTGGACATCGTCGACTCGTTCATTGGCCGGATGCTCTCCAGCATCGCGTCCATCTCCAAGGTCCTCGACGCCGAGACCGTGGTGGTCGGGATGCGCCCGGCCGTCGCCATCACCCTGGTCGAGCTGGGCCTCTCCCTCAACGGCATCCGGACCGCCCTGAACGTCGAACGCGGCATCGAACTCATCGCGGCGGCCCGGGGCGAGGACGACGACCTCGACATCGACCTCACCGACGCCGAGCCGGCGTCAGCATGA
- a CDS encoding STAS domain-containing protein: MALSAEASGRLADLLTEHAEQIMQRWTEVVAASLRGRLSQAELRSQVRDLHRGMVAAGEGGVIDLESEQATELRAVLAELSRGRARQGFSATETAISIYALKDVLLELLESLPDDEGTHLRDFVAYSALIDKMGLFTFESYVRTRESLIADQAEQLLELSTPVVKLWEGVVAVPLVGTLDSARAQVVMERLLQTLVDTSSPYAIIDITGVPAVDTQVAQHILKTVVAARLMGADCIISGIRPQIAQTIVALGIEFGDIATKATLADALRHVLRLSGVETALANRRARREV; this comes from the coding sequence ATGGCGCTGAGCGCGGAAGCAAGCGGACGGCTCGCCGACCTGCTCACCGAGCATGCCGAGCAGATCATGCAGCGCTGGACCGAGGTGGTCGCGGCCTCGCTGCGGGGCCGGCTGAGCCAGGCGGAACTCCGTAGCCAGGTGCGGGACCTGCACCGCGGCATGGTCGCCGCCGGCGAGGGTGGCGTCATCGACCTGGAGTCGGAGCAGGCCACCGAACTGCGTGCCGTCCTCGCCGAGTTGTCCCGGGGGCGGGCCCGGCAGGGCTTCAGCGCCACCGAGACGGCGATCAGCATCTACGCCCTCAAGGACGTGCTGCTGGAACTCCTGGAGAGCCTCCCCGACGACGAGGGCACCCACCTGCGTGACTTCGTCGCCTACTCGGCCCTGATCGACAAGATGGGGCTGTTCACCTTCGAGAGCTACGTCCGCACCCGGGAGAGCCTGATCGCCGACCAGGCCGAGCAACTCCTCGAACTCTCCACTCCGGTGGTGAAGCTCTGGGAGGGCGTGGTCGCCGTGCCGCTGGTCGGCACCCTCGACTCGGCCCGCGCCCAGGTGGTGATGGAACGGCTGCTCCAGACCCTGGTCGACACCTCCTCGCCGTACGCGATCATCGACATCACCGGTGTGCCCGCGGTGGACACCCAGGTTGCCCAGCACATCCTGAAGACCGTGGTGGCCGCCCGGCTGATGGGGGCCGACTGCATCATCTCCGGCATCCGACCGCAGATCGCCCAGACCATCGTGGCGCTCGGCATCGAGTTCGGTGACATCGCCACCAAGGCCACTCTCGCCGACGCGCTGCGTCACGTGCTGCGGCTCTCCGGCGTCGAGACCGCCCTCGCCAACCGCCGTGCCCGCCGGGAGGTCTGA
- a CDS encoding STAS domain-containing protein, whose protein sequence is MSLTVHTEQRGDVVVVSVAGELDMATAPQLQDQITDLLDKGRSRLVFDLAEVSFCDSTGLSVFVRAKNSCDEAGGVVRLAAPQRGVLRILEVSGLVEVLQTYPTVDEAVAGEPTPAS, encoded by the coding sequence ATGTCGTTGACGGTGCACACGGAACAGCGCGGCGACGTCGTCGTGGTGTCGGTCGCGGGCGAGCTGGACATGGCGACCGCTCCGCAGTTGCAGGACCAGATCACCGACCTGCTCGACAAGGGCCGCAGCCGGTTGGTGTTCGACCTGGCGGAGGTCTCGTTCTGCGACTCGACCGGCCTGTCGGTCTTCGTACGCGCCAAGAACAGCTGCGACGAGGCCGGCGGCGTGGTGCGACTCGCCGCACCGCAGCGTGGCGTCCTGCGCATCCTCGAGGTCAGTGGGCTGGTCGAGGTGTTGCAGACCTACCCGACGGTCGACGAGGCGGTGGCGGGGGAGCCGACCCCGGCCTCCTGA